The genome window CGGCGGGAGGGCCAGGATGATCAGGCCCGCGCGGCGCCGGGTGGCCATCGACTCGAGGTCGGCCAGGGTCCCCCGCACGGGGATGCCCGAGAGACGGCTCCCGCCGGCCTTGCCTTCAAGATCGATGACGGCCACCGGGCGGATCCTCAAGTCCGGCCGATCGAAGAGGGAGTGGACCAGTTCACCGAGGAACGGCCCGGCCCCGACGAGGATCGCCGGACTGGCCCCCGGCCGGCCGACCAGGTCCCCGTAGAGGGCCATCGACCGGAAGAAGTGGCCCGAGAAGCGGGTGGCGATGATGGCCAGAACGGCCAGCATCCAGCTGATCAGGACGACGCTGCGGGGGAAGCCGTCCAGGCGATGCGGCCAGACGGTCAGGAAGGCCAGGACAGCCGAGCTTCCGGTGGCCCCCATGAGGATGATGGCATCGACGGCGGCCATGGTGAGCCGCCGGAAGGTTCGGTGGGTTGACATGGCTCTCAGTGGCTCGGGCGGCCGTGGCTCCGCTCCCGGCCGTGTTGGCCGTAATGGCCGTAATTCGCATAGCCGTAGCGGTATTCGGGCTGAGCGTTCATGTTGTTGAGGACGACCCCAAGGATGTTGGCGTTGACCGTCTCGAGGGCTCGTTTGGCCTGGCGGGCCATGTCCTTAGAGGTCCGCCCGGCCCCGAGGACCAGGAGGTAACCGTCGACCACCCGAGCCAGGGTGGCGGCGTCGCTGACCAGGCCGATCGGCGGCGTGTCGATGACCACCATGTCCACCATCGTCTTGAGCTGGGCGATGAGTTCGGCCATCTTCGGCGACAGGAGGAGGTCGGCCGGGCTCGGCGGCAGCTCCCCGGCGGGCATCACCTTCAGCCCAGGCACCCAGGTGTCGTGCAGGGCTTGGTCGACGGTGGCCAGTCCGCCCAGGACGTCAGACAGGCCCGGCCGGCTCTGGGTATGCAGGATCTGGTGGATGACCGGGCAGCGCAGGTCGGCGTCCACGAGGACGCAGGTGCGTCCGGCCTGGGCGATGGAGATGGCCAGGTTGGAGGCGGTGGTCGACTTCCCCTCGCGGGCTCCCGCTCCGGTCACGGCGATGGTCGCGACCGGCTCGGACAGCCCCAGGAACTGCAGGTTTGTCCGAAGGGCCCTGAAGGCCTCGGAGGCCGGCGCGGTCGGGTCGGTGTAGCTGACGATTCTTCCTTTGGCCACGAGTGTCACCTCACGGGTTCGGCTTGGGAGGGGATGGCCGGGGTCCCGGCGGGACCCGGCCGACCAGGGGGCTGCTAGGGCCCAAGAGCAGCCTTTCTAATTGGGTTATCGGAAAAATGGCGCCCGGATTTGAGCGAAGGGATGTCGGCCGTGGGCAGGCAGCAAAACGTCGAGCCAAATCCCCGAGGGAGAAGTTCCTTCCAGTTTCCTCCGGCAATGCTGTTGAGAACAGAGGAGAATCCAGGTCAGCATTGAATGCTATTGACAAAAAGACCCGCAACCTCAAGAATAGGTAACGGTGGCCGTAAATGATGATCTTTGCGTGGACAGGCCTAGAATGAAAGTCGACTTCATAGGGTACCATG of Bacillota bacterium contains these proteins:
- a CDS encoding CpsD/CapB family tyrosine-protein kinase, which codes for MAKGRIVSYTDPTAPASEAFRALRTNLQFLGLSEPVATIAVTGAGAREGKSTTASNLAISIAQAGRTCVLVDADLRCPVIHQILHTQSRPGLSDVLGGLATVDQALHDTWVPGLKVMPAGELPPSPADLLLSPKMAELIAQLKTMVDMVVIDTPPIGLVSDAATLARVVDGYLLVLGAGRTSKDMARQAKRALETVNANILGVVLNNMNAQPEYRYGYANYGHYGQHGRERSHGRPSH